CCGCCATAGAGATCGTCACCTGCGGATCGGCATGCACCCCTGACTGCACCGTACAGGCCCCATCCTTTACCTGGACCGAATACTGCCCGCCCTGAGTGCCGCTCAGATCAAATTGATACACGACGACCACATCTTCGGCGGCATCCCGATCGAGTGAGTCCGGAAGCAACTGGAAAAATTCACCGATGGTGGAGAGTTTCATGAATGGATAGAGGAGAGGTTGTCGGTGACGGCAATGGGGGCCACGGATCTGTGGCCCCCAC
Above is a genomic segment from Nitrospira sp. containing:
- a CDS encoding SCP2 sterol-binding domain-containing protein; this encodes MKLSTIGEFFQLLPDSLDRDAAEDVVVVYQFDLSGTQGGQYSVQVKDGACTVQSGVHADPQVTISMAGEDCLKLLNGKLNVPASVMTGRLRVSGDMGLAMQLKALFPTLGA